CTTCTGGCGCGGGCGGTTGGGCCAGTCGACGATCAGGGGCAGATCGACGGTGCCGGTCTTCTCTGTCACCCGGCCTGCGACACGTGCGAGGTAGGTTTTCTTCACCCGCCGCTCTTCGAATTGTTTCGACAGGTCGCGCTGCGCATGGGGGGTGAGGGCGAAGATCATCACGCCCGACGTGTCCATGTCCAGACGGTGAACCAGCAGCACGGTCGGGAAGGCGCCGCGCAGCCGGTTGATCAGGCAGTCGCTCTTGTCCTCGCCCCGTCCGGGGACGGAGAGCAGGCCGGGCGGTTTGTCGACGACGAGGATCTGGTGGTCGTCATGCAGGATCACCGGCGGATCTGGGGGCGGCGCGTAGGTGAAGCTCACTTTGCGACCATACGCACCGCGAGGCCGGCGAAGATCACCGCCGCCACCCGGTTCATGATCCCCAGATGCTTGCCGAGACGCAGGCCAAGCCAGCCCGCCACGACGCCGTAAGCAATCGTGACCAGTGTTCCAGGGACTGCAAAGATCAGGCCAAGGCCGAAGATTTGCTGCCAGATCGGGCCGTAATCGACATGGGTGAATTGCGGCAGGAAGGCGAGGAGGAACAGCACCGGCTTTGGGTTCAGCATATTCGACAGCGCGCCGCGCCGGATAATGCGCCATGGTTTTTCTGGCGCGGCTGTGGCGGGGCTGTGGGGTTTGGCGTTCCAGCTTTGCCAGGCGAGGAACAGCAGATAGGCGGCACCGATATATTTGATGAAGATCAGCAAGCCGGGATTGGTGGCGACAAGTGCGCCGAGGCCGATGGTGGCGAGGACAACGTGGAACATCACACCGAGCCCGACGCCGATCCCGGCAAGCGCCCCGGCGCGCGGGCCGCCCTTGATCCCGCAGGCAGAGGCGAACATGACGTCCTGCCCCGGCGCGAGGTTCAACAGCAATCCACCCCCGATGAAGGTCAGGAGCTGTGCTGTCGGAATATTGGCAATCGTGTCCCAGATCATGCGCGATGAATAACGCGATGCCGACGCCTTGGCGAGGGGGGTGCTTGCCATTCCCGGCCTGCCACCGGAATATGCGCGCGACCCTGTTTCGCTGCGTTGCGGCGTTTGCCCTGAAGGACTGATAATGAGTGATGAGAGCCGTGTTCAGGAGATTGCCGCGCTGCAACCCGTTTTTGCCGAGACGCTGGGGATGCGGCTGATCGAGGCCGCGCGGGACCGTATCGTGATGGAGTTGCCGGTGACCGAGGCGATGTCGAACCGCAACGGGGTGATGCATGGCGGCGCAATCCTCGGGCTGACCGATAACATCGCAGGAACCGGGGCGACGGTGAATCTGAAGGAGGGGGAGCGGACCACGACGCTTGAATCCAAGGTGAATTTCCTGCGCCCGATCCGGGTTGGCGATGTCGCGCGGGCGACGGCGACGCCGGTGCATATCGGCAATACCACCCAGATCTGGCAGGTGGAGGTGACGCGTGGCGACGGCAAGGTCGCGGCGCGGGTCACGCAGACCCAGATGACGATCATCTGGAAGGAACCGGCGGCGCTGAAGGGCTGAGGCTGTTATTGTTTCGCTATCCGGCGGGCGATAGGCTGGGGCGATGACGATTGCGCAAACACCTTTCGAGGACGAGGCCGTCGAGGCTGCATTTGCGGCCTTCCCCGAGGGCGCGCGCCCCGAGCTTCTGGCAATCCGCGAGATGATCTTTCAGGTGGCGGCGGAGGTGCCGCAGATCGGTCCTGTGAAGGAGGCGCTGAAATGGGGGCAGCCCGCCTATCTGACGTCAAAGACGAAATCGGGGTCGACCATCCGGCTTGGCGTGCCGAAATCAGGCGGATATGCGGTTTTCACCCATTGCCAGACGACGATCATGTCAGATTTCCAAGCGCCTTTCCCGGATGATTTCAGCTATGAGGGCAACCGTGCCGTGATGTTCCCGGACGGCGCGCCGCCGCCCGTGGACCGGCTGCGGCTGCTGGTGACGGCGGCGCTGACCTATCATCGCCGCTGAAACGGGGTATCAGGCGGCTGCGGGCAGGCGGGACGGGGCCTCACGGACCGGCAAATGGATAAGTGCGGAGAACGCACCGACGCCGACACCGACCCACCAGACCAGCGTGTAGTCTCCGTACTGGTCATAAAGCGAACCGCCCAGCCAGACGCCGAGGAAAGACCCGATCTGGTGGCTGAGGAACACGAAGCCATACAGCGTGCCCATATAGCGCAGCCCGTAGATATAGGCGACGAGGCCCGAGGTCAGGGGCACGGTGGCAAGCCACAGCGCGCCCATGCCGACGCTGAACAGCATGACGCTGGTTGGTGTGATCGGGGACAGGATAAACGCCGCTGCGATGATCGTGCGCAGCGTGTAGACCCCGGCCAGCAGATATTTGCGTGAGAATCGGTTGCCCAGCCATCCGGCAAAGATGGTGCCCGCGATATTCGCCGCCCCGATCAGCGAGATCGACCATGCCCCCAGTGAGGATGTGGTGGTAATCCCGATGCTGTGCAGCAGACTGCCCGGCGCAATCGGGCCACACATTTCGGTCACCAGTGCCGGGAAATGGGCCGTGATGAACCCCAACTGATAGCCGCAGGAGAAAAATCCGAAGAAGATCATCAGATAGGACGGGTCGCGAAAGGCGCGTTTCAGAACGGAGCCGAGGCTTTCTTCCAACTCGCTTGGAGAGGCGGGCTTGCCGGGGCCGAGCAGCGGCAGGAACAGCATCATGGTCAGCGACAGGCCGGCAAAGGTCAGGAAGACGCTTTGCCATTCCATGATCGACAGCAGCCCCTCGGCCAGCGGCGCACCGAAGACCTGCCCGGCAGAACCGGCGGCGGTCGCGATGCCGAGTGCGAGGCTGCGGTTCTCGTCACTTGCGGCCCGGCCCACCACAGCGAGGATGACGCCGAAGCCGGTGCCTGCAATGCCGAAGCCGACGGCGATTTCCCAGAACTGCATGGCAGCGGGGGTGGTTACCATCGCCGACATGGCCAGGCCGATTGCGTAAAGCAATGCGCCAAGGATGATTGCCCAGCGATCACCCCAGCGTTCCGCAAGCGCGCCGAACAGCGGCTGCCCGATCCCCCAGGCGAGGTTCTGAATGGCGATGGCCATCGA
The genomic region above belongs to Paracoccus sp. SCSIO 75233 and contains:
- a CDS encoding DUF1801 domain-containing protein encodes the protein MTIAQTPFEDEAVEAAFAAFPEGARPELLAIREMIFQVAAEVPQIGPVKEALKWGQPAYLTSKTKSGSTIRLGVPKSGGYAVFTHCQTTIMSDFQAPFPDDFSYEGNRAVMFPDGAPPPVDRLRLLVTAALTYHRR
- a CDS encoding PaaI family thioesterase; protein product: MSDESRVQEIAALQPVFAETLGMRLIEAARDRIVMELPVTEAMSNRNGVMHGGAILGLTDNIAGTGATVNLKEGERTTTLESKVNFLRPIRVGDVARATATPVHIGNTTQIWQVEVTRGDGKVAARVTQTQMTIIWKEPAALKG
- a CDS encoding MFS transporter, with amino-acid sequence MSSSSKLFTPILIGGCIILLINFALRASFGVFQIPVQETFGWPRADFSMAIAIQNLAWGIGQPLFGALAERWGDRWAIILGALLYAIGLAMSAMVTTPAAMQFWEIAVGFGIAGTGFGVILAVVGRAASDENRSLALGIATAAGSAGQVFGAPLAEGLLSIMEWQSVFLTFAGLSLTMMLFLPLLGPGKPASPSELEESLGSVLKRAFRDPSYLMIFFGFFSCGYQLGFITAHFPALVTEMCGPIAPGSLLHSIGITTTSSLGAWSISLIGAANIAGTIFAGWLGNRFSRKYLLAGVYTLRTIIAAAFILSPITPTSVMLFSVGMGALWLATVPLTSGLVAYIYGLRYMGTLYGFVFLSHQIGSFLGVWLGGSLYDQYGDYTLVWWVGVGVGAFSALIHLPVREAPSRLPAAA
- a CDS encoding RluA family pseudouridine synthase; its protein translation is MSFTYAPPPDPPVILHDDHQILVVDKPPGLLSVPGRGEDKSDCLINRLRGAFPTVLLVHRLDMDTSGVMIFALTPHAQRDLSKQFEERRVKKTYLARVAGRVTEKTGTVDLPLIVDWPNRPRQKVDHAEGRPARTDWRVVKATDQETRIRLMPLTGRSHQLRVHMAETGHPILGDPLYAEGEAANHSRLMLHAEALRVKHPESGVQMTFSVKAGF
- a CDS encoding LysE family translocator, yielding MASTPLAKASASRYSSRMIWDTIANIPTAQLLTFIGGGLLLNLAPGQDVMFASACGIKGGPRAGALAGIGVGLGVMFHVVLATIGLGALVATNPGLLIFIKYIGAAYLLFLAWQSWNAKPHSPATAAPEKPWRIIRRGALSNMLNPKPVLFLLAFLPQFTHVDYGPIWQQIFGLGLIFAVPGTLVTIAYGVVAGWLGLRLGKHLGIMNRVAAVIFAGLAVRMVAK